In the genome of Syntrophus gentianae, one region contains:
- a CDS encoding LysE family translocator yields MDIKLWSAFVLATSVLLIIPGPTVLTVISYSLANGRSAHVPLVAAIALGDCTSLSLSLLGLGPLLTTSALWFNIIKIIGGLYLLWLGVTLLRSGISTVELPEPPGPTTRWRLFFNTYLVTALNPKGIVFFVAFLPQFVNPATDVTFQLWVLAVTFVIMAMANATVYASFAASARRILSSPRAQRHFKLAGGFLLSAAGIWALLARRAT; encoded by the coding sequence GTGGATATCAAACTTTGGTCTGCTTTTGTCCTTGCCACATCGGTCCTGCTCATTATCCCCGGCCCGACCGTCCTCACAGTAATCAGCTATTCCTTGGCTAATGGTCGATCCGCTCATGTTCCGCTTGTTGCCGCCATTGCCCTTGGCGACTGCACGTCTCTTTCATTGTCATTGCTGGGCCTCGGGCCGTTACTCACCACCTCTGCCCTGTGGTTCAACATTATCAAGATCATAGGTGGTTTGTACCTCCTTTGGCTTGGTGTAACTCTGTTGCGATCTGGCATTTCCACTGTTGAATTACCAGAACCTCCGGGACCCACAACCCGCTGGCGACTCTTTTTCAATACCTATTTGGTTACTGCACTCAATCCTAAGGGTATCGTCTTCTTCGTAGCTTTCCTGCCCCAATTCGTCAATCCTGCCACTGATGTAACATTCCAGTTATGGGTACTTGCTGTGACCTTTGTCATTATGGCAATGGCCAACGCCACGGTATATGCTTCCTTTGCTGCTTCCGCTCGGCGAATACTCTCGTCCCCTCGTGCCCAACGCCACTTTAAACTTGCTGGCGGTTTCCTGCTCTCGGCGGCCGGTATATGGGCGCTTCT